AGGAGGGACAGCCCTGGTGATTTTTGGAAGCATCACCACGATGGCGATGGTTAAGGCAACGAGCCCGAGCATAAGGTAAAGGGCATTGCCACTTAGCCAGACCATTTCTCCGTTTACCTTGATCTTAAACTGCTCCAGCTGCGCCATAAAGATGACGATGGCGAGGCCGTTTACGAAACCAAACATCACAGGTTGCGGAACAAGGCGTACAAATTTTCCAAGCTTAAACAGACCAATGCTGATCTGAAAAATACCAGCCAGAACAACTGCCGCAAAAACATAATCCAGTCCATGTGATTTCATAAGGGCAATCAGAACGATTACAGTGGCTCCTGCTCCACCGGAGATCAGTCCGGGCCTTCCGCCAAAAATAGCAGTGACCAGCCCCATGATGAATGCGGCATATAAACCCACTAAAGGAGGGAAGCCTGCAAGAATAGCAAAAGAAAGAGATTCTGGCATCATAGTCATAGCTACCGTAAGGCCAGCCAGGATTTCAACTTTGTAGTTGATTTTCTGAGAAAAATCGAATAGTCGGAGATAGGGCTTCATTCAAAAGCAAAGATAATAGATCAGCATAACTTTGCAGGCAAGAATAGTGCGGGAGTCCTGATTGCATCTGTTAATAGTTGATATTTCTTGGTAAATCGCGCAACCAACCGTATAAAACTGTATTAATAAAAGAGATGATGACAAATGAAACTAAAAAAAACGGCTGTCCAATTTGAGCAGCCGTTTTTTTTATGGATTTGATTCAGGACTTAAATACCTGTATCTTTTTTCAATTCTATTACATCCTGAACGTCTTGAGGTAGGTTCGAAAGCAGGTTATAACCCGTTGCTTTCTCGATATCTCTTACCGTTACCGTATATTTTTTCCAATCCGGATCAATGGTGTTGATGTTCGGTGTATTTATAGCGATTACCCTGGTAGAAGTACTTACTCTCTGCACGTCGCCATTTCCGTTAGGAATAACTACGGCAACTTTCCATACGTTACTTGGTACAGTTACTTTTCCGTTATCAATAGTACTGGTCATGGCTCCTGAACTTCCAACGCCACCAACTCCGTAACTACCCATAATAATGTATACCTCATTTCCTGCAGTCACCTGCGAACGGAGGTAGCTTTCCAGACCTTCCCATGTTTTTTGATTATTCATCGGTGCCTGAGGGATCATGTTGTTCATTAAGAAAGTGGCACCATTCGCTTCTTTGGAACTGATGCGGTCGGCAGAAGGACAGTTATGACCTCGGTCAAAACCAGATCCGGAATAGCTGCTGCTTAATACCTGGTAAAAACCGGAAGGTAGGCCGGTATAGCCTGCAAAATTATCTAGTCTTTCTGTTCCTTTGGTGATGCTTTTGGCATCCAGATGCCAGCTTACCCAGTTTGGTGTGCCTCTGCCGCTGCTATAGGATTGGGTGTAATAACGCATATCTAAGAGGTAGTTCTCTGGTGTAACTGTACTTGCGCCTGAAGGATTTCCGAAAAGTGCATTGCTGTCATCTCCGGTGAGAGGTTGTGCATCCGGGCCAACTACCAGGTCGCGGGAAGGCAAGGTAGGGTTAGGATTACCACCTTCTCCCGGATCGGTATCAGGTTTTCCTAAAATGATTCCCGACTCTCCGGTTCCCTTAAAGATGATGTCATCTATGTTTACTCTGGTACTCGCACTTGTTTTTTGGATCTGGAAACGTACCTTTCCTTGTGTGTTGATCTGGAAGGAATCGGTAACCAGGGTGGTATTGGTTTCCTGAATCTCTGCACCCAGTGGGGTAAAAGTGGTACCGCCATCTGTAGACATTAATAATTGCCAGGAAGAGTTGGCGTCTTTACCATATTTACCATGGCTGATATATAAAGTCTTTAATCCGCTCACATCAAAATTCATGGTGATTTTTCCGGTTCTTAACCTGGCGCTTTTCAGACCGGTTTTCAAATCGGCAGGCAGGTTACCAACCAATGCGTCTTCGAAATTCCATACCCCGGTGATCAGCGTATCCGTTTTAGCCGCATAAGCAGTTTTACTGCCATTTTCGAAATCTTCTGTAATTTTGTAGGTGACTGGAGTGTCGTCTCTTTTGGAACAACCTGCTAAAGTGAAGATAGTCAGGGAGCTGTAGATAAGTAAATGTTTGATTCTCATATTTTGATGTTTGATACAAAATAATGAGTTTAAATATTACTACAGTGTTAAATTACTCGAATGTGGATAATATTTTTTAACAAACTGGTTTAAAAGTCGTTAAACCTGTGTTAAATTCAGGTGATTTGTTAATATAATGATAATTTAACATTAAAAGCGGCTTGCTTTACCTTTGAGGCGTGAGTATTCCCGTTTTTGTATTTTATGAGCTGTTGATCAGGCTATCCGAACTGAACCCCAATGTGGGAGATTATTTTTCGCATACCCTGCTGGAAAAAGAAGTGATTTTGCAAACCACCACCGGCCTGGTGAAGGTTCCCCGCAATTTATTGAAAAAGCAATTTACTGATCCCAGGTTAATCGCTGAGTCCGAACTTTCTGCCCTGATCACACATTTTAAAGCGAGCTGAGTTAAAGGATCAGGCCGGAACATGATTCAAAGGTTTGATCAGGCTGGGATCATTGATGTTTCTATC
This region of Pedobacter steynii genomic DNA includes:
- a CDS encoding DNA/RNA non-specific endonuclease, producing the protein MRIKHLLIYSSLTIFTLAGCSKRDDTPVTYKITEDFENGSKTAYAAKTDTLITGVWNFEDALVGNLPADLKTGLKSARLRTGKITMNFDVSGLKTLYISHGKYGKDANSSWQLLMSTDGGTTFTPLGAEIQETNTTLVTDSFQINTQGKVRFQIQKTSASTRVNIDDIIFKGTGESGIILGKPDTDPGEGGNPNPTLPSRDLVVGPDAQPLTGDDSNALFGNPSGASTVTPENYLLDMRYYTQSYSSGRGTPNWVSWHLDAKSITKGTERLDNFAGYTGLPSGFYQVLSSSYSGSGFDRGHNCPSADRISSKEANGATFLMNNMIPQAPMNNQKTWEGLESYLRSQVTAGNEVYIIMGSYGVGGVGSSGAMTSTIDNGKVTVPSNVWKVAVVIPNGNGDVQRVSTSTRVIAINTPNINTIDPDWKKYTVTVRDIEKATGYNLLSNLPQDVQDVIELKKDTGI